The nucleotide sequence CTTTTTATGATGCCTCTAAGAATATTACTTATGGAGGGAGTTCCCAATTTAATACAGTGATGTTGATGGGACATATTGGAGGAGGTGTGCTATTTGAGCGCCCTAAATGGATTTATACAGTTGATGCTCGTCTTTCTACCAATATAACGAACTTAGCATCAGGAATCCGTACAGAATATATCAATTTTGATAAAGCGAGAACATTTGTGTTTGGCATTTCGTTAGGCGCAGGCTACAAACTCTCTAAAAAGATGAGAACTATTCCTCAAGAAGAGCTCCCAATTATTATTAATGATAGCATTCCTGCTGAGGTGAATATACCACAAAAATAAGATTTTTAATTTTTAACAACATATATTATGAAACGTCTTTTAATCACCATCGTTTTTTTGAGTGTTGCTACACTCGGTTTTTCTCAGACAGCCATAGGGGTAAAACTTAATAATCCTTTGGCAACGGTAAGCGTTATAACTCCTAAAACAGCCAATGAAAGCTATAATATAGAGTATTTTGGGCATTCAGGAGTTTTTAATACAGGCGTATTCTTCCGCCTTCCACTCAAGACCCATTGGGTATTCTTACCCGAAGTGATGTACAAACGCGAAGCTATTCCTTTTCGTCCCGAAGGTTCTGATTTAAAACTATCCGACCGTCATTTTATTCGTTTTGATTGCTTGGAAGTACCTCTTTTACTACAAATAGAAGGTAAAAAGAAATTTAGGGGCTTTGGACAAATAGGAGTAGCTCCTAAATTCTTACTTTTATCCTCTTATTCCGAGAAACAATACAGTGAGAAGTATGATATCACCTCACATTTCAATAGTGTTGTGATGAATTTGCATTTAGGAGGAGGTGTAATGTGGGAATTTCCTAAAATTATACTTACGGTAGACGGTCGTTTTTCTACCAATCTATCACCTCTCACCAATCAAGAACCTACACCTTATCTAAACTTTAAAGACGCTCAGAGTTATTACTTTGC is from Capnocytophaga ochracea DSM 7271 and encodes:
- a CDS encoding porin family protein, translated to MKRLLITIVFLSVATLGFSQTAIGVKLNNPLATVSVITPKTANESYNIEYFGHSGVFNTGVFFRLPLKTHWVFLPEVMYKREAIPFRPEGSDLKLSDRHFIRFDCLEVPLLLQIEGKKKFRGFGQIGVAPKFLLLSSYSEKQYSEKYDITSHFNSVVMNLHLGGGVMWEFPKIILTVDGRFSTNLSPLTNQEPTPYLNFKDAQSYYFAISVGVGFKLSKNRPLQEQEPPVIAPQPESTAPVEAPTQETTEVREE